One window of Papaver somniferum cultivar HN1 chromosome 9, ASM357369v1, whole genome shotgun sequence genomic DNA carries:
- the LOC113309651 gene encoding L-ascorbate peroxidase, cytosolic-like, with protein sequence MGKCYPTVSEEYQKQIQLCSRKLKGLIYEKQCAPLMLRLGWHSAGTYDVKTKTGGPFGTIKHKDELAHGANNGLDIAVRLLEPIKEQFPSISYADYYQLAGVIAVEVTGGPDVPFHPGREDKAQPPVEGRLPNATLGNDHLRTVFVEQMGLSDRDIVALSGGHTLGRCHKERSGFEGPWTTNPLVFDNSYFKELLSGEKEGLIQLPTDKALLSDPVFRPLVEKYAEDEEAFFADYADAHMKLSELGFAEA encoded by the exons ATGGGAAAGTGTTACCCAACTGTGAGTGAGGAATACCAGAAACAAATCCAGCTCTGCTCCAGGAAACTTAAAGGTCTTATCTACGAGAAGCAATGTGCTCCATTGATGCTCCGATTAGG TTGGCATTCTGCTGGAACCTACGATGTGAAAACTAAGACTGGAGGTCCGTTCGGAACAATTAAACACAAGGATGAGCTCGCTCATGGAGCCAACAACGGTCTTGACATTGCAGTCAGACTTTTGGAACCTATCAAGGAGCAATTCCCTTCAATTAGTTATGCTGATTACTATCAG CTGGCTGGTGTCATTGCTGTTGAAGTTACTGGTGGGCCTGATGTCCCTTTCCACCCTGGTCGGGAG GACAAAGCTCAGCCACCAGTGGAAGGTCGCTTGCCCAACGCTACTCTGG GTAATGACCATCTACGAACTGTTTTTGTTGAACAAATGGGTCTTAGTGACAGGGATATTGTTGCTCTCTCAGGTGGCCACACCTTG GGAAGGTGCCACAAAGAACGCTCTGGATTTGAAGGACCCTGGACAACCAACCCCCTAGTATTCGACAATTCTTACTTCAA GGAGCTCCTAAGTGGAGAGAAGGAAGGCTTAATCCAACTCCCAACTGATAAGGCACTTTTGTCTGATCCCGTTTTCCGTCCCCTTGTTGAAAAATATGCAGAG GATGAGGAAGCCTTCTTTGCCGACTACGCTGATGCTCACATGAAGCTATCTGAATTGGG GTTTGCTGAGGCTTAG